A stretch of Candidatus Angelobacter sp. DNA encodes these proteins:
- a CDS encoding c-type cytochrome domain-containing protein, translating to MNRGMTWMRRPLGALLCGWAIIAPLADDTKPVSYFHEVVPILKRSCTGCHHPAKLKGELDLTTYESFKKGGKHGASFAPGDPDKSRVIEEISGEEPDMPKEGDPLSKEEIALIERWVKEGAKDDTPPNANSFKLSSPPVYAALPVISAIAFSPEGDVLAVSAYHEVVLHKGDGSAMIGRLVGEAPRIESVVFSPDGTQLAVSGGAPARFGEIQIWDVAGQKELHSYKISNDSVFGVSFSPDGGRVAFGCADKTVRVISVADGKELMKFDNHSDWVLGTLWTVDGKRLLSGSRDRAMKLINVTNGQFIDDINKLLEGVMCMARHPKEDIVAYGGDLGTPRIYRIAENQGRTAANNDVNQLREFERQPGPVCSIAYNPDGSQIAVGNMNGEVRVYKTSDGTRVATLKENRGAVFALKFHPKTPQLFTGGYDGKVRIFELPDGKLSKAFDPVPINESEKVASVTK from the coding sequence ATGAATAGAGGCATGACATGGATGCGGCGGCCGCTCGGTGCGCTTCTGTGCGGTTGGGCCATCATCGCGCCCCTTGCCGATGACACAAAGCCCGTCAGTTACTTTCATGAAGTGGTGCCGATCCTTAAGCGAAGCTGCACCGGCTGTCATCACCCGGCGAAACTGAAGGGCGAACTGGATCTGACCACCTACGAATCTTTCAAGAAGGGGGGGAAGCACGGCGCGTCGTTCGCGCCGGGTGATCCGGACAAAAGCCGTGTCATCGAGGAAATCAGCGGCGAAGAGCCGGACATGCCGAAGGAAGGCGACCCGTTGAGCAAAGAAGAAATCGCCCTGATCGAGCGCTGGGTCAAGGAGGGCGCCAAGGACGACACGCCGCCGAACGCGAATTCGTTCAAACTCAGCTCGCCTCCTGTTTATGCCGCACTCCCGGTGATTTCCGCGATCGCCTTTTCACCCGAGGGGGACGTCCTCGCGGTGTCCGCATATCACGAAGTGGTTTTGCATAAGGGCGACGGTTCGGCGATGATCGGTCGCCTCGTCGGCGAAGCCCCGCGCATTGAATCGGTTGTGTTTTCGCCCGACGGCACGCAACTGGCGGTCAGCGGCGGCGCGCCGGCGCGATTTGGGGAGATTCAGATCTGGGATGTGGCGGGCCAAAAGGAACTCCATTCCTACAAGATCTCCAACGATTCGGTTTTTGGCGTTTCGTTTTCGCCCGATGGCGGCAGGGTTGCATTCGGCTGCGCTGACAAAACGGTCCGTGTCATCAGCGTGGCTGACGGCAAGGAACTGATGAAATTCGACAATCACAGCGACTGGGTGCTTGGCACGCTGTGGACCGTGGATGGGAAACGGCTGCTGAGCGGCAGCCGTGACCGGGCGATGAAGCTCATCAATGTGACCAACGGGCAGTTTATTGACGACATCAACAAACTCCTTGAGGGCGTAATGTGCATGGCGCGACATCCGAAGGAGGACATCGTCGCCTATGGCGGCGACCTGGGCACGCCCCGCATCTACCGCATCGCGGAAAATCAGGGCCGCACCGCGGCGAACAACGACGTCAATCAGCTCCGGGAGTTTGAGCGGCAGCCGGGACCGGTCTGTTCGATTGCTTACAACCCCGACGGAAGCCAGATTGCCGTGGGCAACATGAACGGAGAGGTGCGCGTTTACAAAACCAGCGATGGCACACGGGTGGCGACATTGAAAGAGAACCGGGGGGCGGTGTTTGCCTTGAAGTTTCATCCAAAAACCCCCCAATTGTTCACCGGCGGCTACGACGGCAAGGTGCGCATTTTTGAATTGCCGGACGGCAAACTCTCGAAGGCATTTGACCCTGTGCCGATCAACGAGTCGGAAAAGGTGGCCAGTGTAACGAAGTAA
- a CDS encoding PPC domain-containing protein, producing MRVVLFDSSGGFREVTILPARMFSRPAAVSWLQYVIASGLLIVSVAAQSVPKITSLSPEWIQRGTTSTVLIDGENLSEVRGFLISGDGGLTATNAARLENNGNLEASRGGIVPADPDEKKLRARVTVAPDAPLGARELRVVTATGVSEPVALNVDFLRQVTETGRNNDTNHAQLVELPVAINGVITESAQSDFFRFKAHKEQRLIFDVEAFRSGSPLDSSLALLDGSGKEVARSEDVNGLDSLIDFMVPEDGDYLLQIRDFRYQGGNDFKYRIIAGELPYLDNIFPLGAKRGQAVEVALHGRNLDDLQSMKLKVEPTAPLGRQEIRARTTKGYSNPVLFEVGGLNEFNETEPNNDLTNANTVNLPLVINARIQGEKDVDQFKFKAEKEQTFIFEVEASRFGSPLDAVLYLTDAKGSVLQQNDDSVGSDARIEHRFTESGEYAIKIRDLLERNGEDFAYRLVVRAPRQDFSVSFYPDTPRLYRGGRTVVGVEVQRQGGFDGAVEAWLENLPPGVVAEPLLVPGDSTTSPLIILQASGDTDPGHYAFALAAHGVIGGDRVTRRGKPQANGRSVREAFLTVLDKPPFTLESISLSARVEQDQSAAVEAQVLRHDGFTGDVQVTAEGFSSGKEPLGRNVEFQPATVKGRDERATLNLKAKLDSELGTRMIVLRGDAKLDGQTVTQYSRPIPLTIDPFPFTLANSLPRLAVTAMPPDKKSAASEAEFTVKATRRGWFTDDINLSVEGVPEGITINTAGMPRGAGEAAYKITATDKAPAGKEVSLVVVGTANMNGRSYKLRSAPIIVTINAPASDNSNAKPHEKETAAK from the coding sequence ATGCGCGTCGTCCTATTCGATTCGTCGGGCGGTTTTCGTGAAGTGACCATCCTGCCCGCACGGATGTTTTCAAGGCCGGCTGCGGTGTCCTGGCTTCAATACGTCATCGCATCCGGCCTGTTGATCGTCTCCGTTGCCGCCCAATCGGTCCCTAAAATCACCTCTCTTTCACCAGAATGGATCCAGCGCGGCACGACTTCCACCGTCCTTATCGACGGAGAAAATCTGTCCGAGGTGCGGGGGTTTCTGATCAGCGGCGATGGTGGTCTGACGGCCACAAATGCAGCGAGGCTGGAAAACAATGGAAATCTGGAAGCCAGCCGCGGTGGAATCGTCCCGGCGGATCCCGACGAAAAGAAGCTGCGGGCCCGGGTGACGGTGGCACCTGACGCGCCGCTCGGCGCAAGGGAACTCCGCGTTGTGACTGCCACCGGGGTTTCGGAGCCGGTGGCATTGAACGTGGATTTCCTTCGCCAGGTGACCGAGACCGGGCGGAACAATGACACCAACCACGCCCAGTTGGTTGAGCTGCCGGTGGCGATCAACGGGGTCATCACGGAATCGGCGCAAAGCGACTTTTTCCGCTTCAAAGCCCACAAAGAACAACGTCTGATCTTTGACGTCGAGGCGTTCCGCAGCGGGTCGCCGCTGGATTCGTCGCTGGCGCTTTTGGACGGCAGCGGAAAGGAGGTCGCGCGGAGTGAAGACGTCAACGGACTGGATTCCCTGATCGACTTCATGGTTCCGGAGGACGGTGATTACCTGCTGCAAATCCGCGATTTTCGTTATCAAGGCGGGAATGATTTCAAATACCGCATCATTGCGGGAGAGCTGCCGTATCTGGACAATATCTTTCCGCTCGGCGCGAAACGCGGACAGGCGGTCGAAGTCGCGCTGCATGGGCGCAACCTTGACGATCTGCAGAGCATGAAGCTGAAGGTGGAACCGACCGCGCCGCTGGGCCGCCAGGAAATCCGCGCGCGCACCACCAAGGGTTATTCGAATCCTGTTTTGTTCGAGGTTGGCGGCCTGAACGAATTCAACGAGACCGAGCCCAACAACGACCTGACCAATGCAAATACCGTCAATCTCCCCCTGGTCATCAACGCCCGTATCCAGGGCGAAAAAGATGTGGACCAGTTCAAATTCAAAGCGGAGAAGGAGCAGACCTTTATCTTTGAGGTGGAAGCCAGCAGGTTTGGTTCGCCGCTCGACGCCGTGCTGTATCTCACCGACGCGAAGGGCAGCGTCCTTCAACAGAACGACGACTCGGTCGGGTCGGACGCCAGGATCGAACACCGATTCACCGAATCGGGTGAGTACGCGATCAAAATTCGCGACCTACTCGAACGCAATGGCGAGGATTTTGCCTATCGGCTTGTGGTCCGCGCACCGCGGCAGGATTTCAGCGTCAGTTTCTATCCGGACACGCCGCGCCTTTATCGCGGAGGGCGCACGGTCGTCGGAGTGGAAGTGCAGCGTCAGGGCGGCTTTGATGGCGCAGTCGAGGCGTGGCTGGAAAACCTGCCGCCGGGCGTGGTCGCTGAACCTTTGCTGGTGCCGGGGGATTCAACCACCAGCCCGCTGATCATCCTTCAAGCGAGCGGAGATACTGATCCCGGCCATTACGCGTTCGCGCTGGCGGCCCACGGAGTCATCGGCGGCGATCGTGTGACTCGACGGGGGAAGCCGCAGGCCAACGGACGCTCTGTGCGGGAGGCGTTCCTGACAGTTCTCGACAAACCGCCCTTTACACTGGAGTCCATCTCGCTGAGTGCGCGCGTCGAACAGGATCAATCTGCGGCGGTCGAGGCGCAGGTCCTCCGGCATGACGGTTTTACGGGAGACGTTCAAGTGACCGCCGAAGGATTCTCCTCGGGCAAGGAACCGCTGGGCAGGAACGTCGAGTTCCAGCCCGCGACCGTCAAAGGCCGTGACGAACGCGCGACGCTCAACCTGAAGGCAAAACTTGATTCCGAACTCGGCACGCGAATGATCGTTCTGAGGGGGGACGCCAAATTGGACGGCCAGACCGTGACTCAATACAGCCGGCCAATCCCGCTGACGATTGATCCGTTTCCATTCACCCTTGCCAATTCACTGCCGCGGCTGGCTGTAACAGCGATGCCGCCGGATAAAAAATCCGCCGCCAGTGAGGCGGAGTTTACCGTAAAGGCGACACGACGGGGATGGTTTACCGATGACATCAACCTCTCGGTCGAAGGCGTCCCCGAGGGCATCACGATCAACACGGCGGGTATGCCGCGCGGGGCGGGAGAGGCCGCCTACAAAATCACCGCAACGGACAAGGCACCCGCGGGCAAGGAGGTTTCGCTCGTTGTTGTGGGCACGGCGAACATGAACGGGCGCTCGTACAAGCTTCGTTCTGCCCCGATTATTGTGACGATCAATGCACCGGCATCCGACAACTCCAACGCAAAGCCTCACGAAAAGGAAACGGCCGCGAAATGA
- a CDS encoding DUF1501 domain-containing protein, with protein sequence MLSIPGEPGSTCDGWSRREFMRVGGAGLFGVTLGDILRLQAASESAPDATKSKAGWGGAKSVILIFLQGGPSHIDIWDPKPEAPSNVRGEFKTLRSKVPGIWLSEVMPKLAEQMDKATLIRSMSYTPAGLFNHTAAIYQMMTGYTPDRVSPSGQLEPPAPNDFPHAGSQITRLRPSDLPMFPFVMLPRPLQESNVIGKGGTAGFLGPAFDPYYFYQDPAKEIKLDDLSLREGISKERLERRETLLKKVEAAMPEMEKAVSNYALDKYYQKAFDLVLSGRARDAFDLTKEPDKLRDRYGRHTFGQGCLLARRLIEAGTKFVQMNWPAVANGDPKVDAWDTHAANFGPLRDIHCPKLDSGLSALLEDMDQRGLLKETIVVAIGEFGRSPRLGVSTSGNSNSPDGRDHWPYCYTSLVAGAGIQRGAVYGKSDATGSSPAENPVHPIQMLATIYHALGIDPHTIVYNHLNQPRELVQAEPVLPLFG encoded by the coding sequence ATGCTATCAATTCCTGGTGAACCTGGCAGCACGTGCGACGGCTGGAGCCGCCGCGAGTTCATGCGTGTTGGAGGCGCGGGGTTGTTCGGCGTCACGCTCGGCGACATTCTGCGCTTGCAGGCCGCGTCGGAGAGTGCTCCCGACGCGACGAAATCCAAAGCGGGTTGGGGTGGGGCGAAATCGGTCATCCTCATTTTTCTGCAGGGCGGGCCGAGTCACATTGACATCTGGGACCCAAAACCCGAAGCGCCGTCGAACGTTCGCGGTGAGTTCAAGACCCTGCGCTCGAAGGTTCCCGGCATCTGGCTGAGCGAAGTGATGCCCAAACTCGCCGAGCAGATGGACAAGGCCACGCTCATCCGCTCGATGAGTTACACGCCGGCGGGTTTGTTCAATCACACCGCTGCAATCTATCAGATGATGACCGGCTACACGCCGGATCGCGTTTCACCCTCCGGCCAGCTCGAGCCGCCGGCCCCGAACGATTTTCCGCACGCCGGCTCGCAAATCACGCGGCTGCGGCCCTCGGACCTGCCGATGTTTCCGTTCGTCATGCTGCCGCGACCGTTGCAGGAAAGCAACGTGATCGGCAAGGGCGGCACCGCTGGTTTCCTCGGCCCGGCCTTCGACCCGTATTATTTTTATCAGGACCCGGCCAAAGAAATAAAATTGGACGACCTTTCGTTGCGCGAGGGCATCTCGAAGGAACGCCTGGAGCGGCGCGAGACGCTGTTGAAGAAGGTGGAAGCAGCGATGCCCGAAATGGAGAAGGCGGTGTCGAACTACGCGCTCGACAAATACTATCAGAAGGCGTTCGACCTCGTACTGTCCGGTCGCGCGCGCGACGCGTTCGACCTCACCAAGGAGCCGGACAAGTTGCGCGACCGCTACGGCCGGCACACATTCGGCCAGGGCTGCCTGCTCGCGCGCCGGCTTATCGAAGCCGGGACGAAGTTCGTACAGATGAACTGGCCCGCGGTGGCGAACGGCGACCCGAAGGTGGACGCCTGGGACACCCACGCGGCAAACTTCGGTCCTTTGCGTGATATTCATTGTCCGAAACTCGACAGTGGTCTGTCCGCGCTGCTTGAAGACATGGACCAGCGGGGTTTGTTGAAGGAGACGATTGTGGTCGCGATCGGCGAGTTTGGGCGCTCCCCACGGCTTGGCGTCAGCACATCGGGCAACAGCAATTCACCGGACGGACGCGACCACTGGCCGTACTGCTACACTTCGTTGGTCGCGGGGGCGGGTATTCAACGAGGAGCCGTCTATGGCAAGTCGGACGCGACGGGATCATCACCGGCGGAAAATCCGGTGCATCCGATCCAGATGCTGGCGACGATTTATCACGCGCTGGGGATTGATCCGCACACCATCGTCTATAACCACCTGAACCAGCCGCGGGAACTCGTGCAGGCCGAGCCGGTGCTGCCGCTGTTTGGATAG